A portion of the Vanessa atalanta chromosome 14, ilVanAtal1.2, whole genome shotgun sequence genome contains these proteins:
- the LOC125068826 gene encoding ecdysteroid-regulated 16 kDa protein-like, producing MLFLITVAVILASAQAKFYTDCGSKLATIQKVEISGCAEEAKECILRRNTNVSIAIDFTPTVDAKNLETVVHGIIMNLPVPFPLPQPDACKDSGLVCPIKSGEKVSYRSSMPILKSYPKVKVGVKWEMKNDDEEDLICVIIEAKIN from the exons atgttgtttttaattactgttGCTGTGATACTGGCCAGTGCGCAAGCTAAATTTTATACGGACTGTG GTTCAAAATTAGCGACGATTCAAAAAGTGGAGATCAGTGGATGCGCTGAAGAAGCTAAGGAGTGCATTCTGAGGAGGAACACCAATGTATCTATTGCCATCGATTTCACGCCCA CTGTGGACGCGAAGAATCTGGAGACTGTAGTCCACGGTATAATAATGAACCTGCCTGTTCCCTTTCCACTCCCACAACCAGACGCTTGCAAGGATAGCGGACTAGTTTGTCCAATCAAG tctGGCGAGAAAGTATCCTACAGATCATCGATGCCCATACTCAAATCTTACCCCAAAGTGAAGGTGGGTGTCAAGTGGGAAATGAAGAATGATGATGAAGAAGACTTGATCTGCGTAATCATTGAGGccaaaattaactaa
- the LOC125068900 gene encoding uncharacterized protein LOC125068900, producing the protein MDQIQTIPASLPHIVQVYPPSVSIHPSLHSQGKLSYQQTITSESLHIPVSSHIHDIHNQHLISQNQTVMSCQQIHLQNVQPLQNQMQSQVLQGADMSQQLQITSHVILPQVPMFKQHIITNNLQQQYYSQYETFLKDAQCVIAKVEPEVQVVNEKQIDCKNENSNQIEVEIVSMKKRARSQIPNPSKWACNVRKLKHQRGEAYISRRGKYVPERQVRNTKDCLKSCRYKCNERINDIDRQHIFNAFYSLNANEKKHFLLNTTERNYVKHNKILDSDHKRKYSFKYFFLVRAVRYTVCKNFYLGTLAISQKPVYNVHLSKSDMNLPKPDGRGLSEASTHSLPSEIKDRVRKHITSFSTVDSKPIKQFSRKKQYLECNLSIKQMYNMYATECDKESIVPVKESMYRKIFKQEFNIHFKKDKTGQQLCCRCKGSIKKK; encoded by the exons ATGGACCAAATTCAAACAATACCGGCGAGCTTGCCTCACATTGTACAAGTGTACCCACCGTCAGTATCTATTCACCCTTCGCTACATTCACAAGGAAAACTTTCTTACCAACAAACAATTACTTCAGAATCTTTACATATACCAGTGTCTTCACACATTCATGATATACACAATCAACATCTCATATCACAAAACCAAACTGTGATGTCGTGTCAGCAGATACATTTGCAGAATGTACAACCTTTGCAAAATCAAATGCAATCGCAGGTTTTACAAGGAGCTGATATGTCACAGCAGCTGCAAATAACTTCTCATGTGATTTTGCCGCAAGTGCCAATGTTTAAGCAACATATAATCACAAATAATCTACAGCAACAATACTACAGCCAGTATGAAACGTTTTTGAAGGATGCGCAATGTGTAATTGCTAAAGTTGAGCCCGAGGTTCAAGTTGTAAATGAGAAGCAAATTGA ttgTAAGAATGAAAATAGCAACCAGATAGAAGTGGAGATAGTGTCTATGAAAAAGCGTGCTCGCAGTCAAATTCCTAATCCTAGCAAATGGGCTTGCAATGTACGTAAACTGAAGCATCAACGGGGTGAAGCTTACATAAGTAGAAGAGGAAAATATGTACCCGAGAGACAAGTACGCAATACTAAAGACTGCTTAAAGTCATGtagatataaatgtaatgaaagaATTAACGACATTGATCGGCAACACATATTTAACGCATTCTATTCTTTAAATGCAAATGAGAAAAAACATTTTCTGCTTAATACAACGGAAAgaaattatgtaaaacataataaaattttagatagtGATCACAAACGAAAATATTCTTTCAAATACTTCTTCTTAGTCAGAGCCGTTAGGTAtactgtttgtaaaaatttctACTTGGGTACTTTAGCAATATCTCAGAAACCAGTTTACAATGTACATTTAAGTAAATCCGATATGAATCTACCAAAACCTGATGGTAGAGGTTTGTCTGAAGCGAGCACACATTCGCTGCCCTCAGAAATAAAGGACAGAGTCAGGAAACACATTACGTCATTTAGTACAGTTGACTCGAAACCAATTAAACAGTTTTCTAGAAAGAAGCAATATTTAGAATGTAActtaagtataaaacaaatgtataatatgtatgccACGGAATGTGATAAAGAAAGTATAGTTCCTGTCAAAGAGTCCATGTATAGAAAGATATTTAAACAAGAATTTAATATACACTTTAAGAAAGATAAGACTGGCCAGCAGCTTTGTTGTAGATGCAAAGGatctataaagaaaaaatga